TTTCTATAAGCATAATAATTTCGCTCGCAACGGGCTTAATGGGTGCAAGTGGAGGCATAATGTATCTTATCGCCATGCTGTTCATTTTTAAGGAAGATGTTAGGGTAGCAGTCGGCACCGCAACGGCCCTTATGATAATATCCGCTAGTAGCGGTGCAACAGGTTATTTTTTCTACGGCAGAATTGATCTTATCGCAGGCATAGTAATAGGAGTAACATCCCTCATATCAGGCTATTTCTTTGCGAAGCTAGGTAACAAGATCAAAAGGGAAACTGTAAATAAGGTGCTAATAGTTATGTTCTTTACAATAGGAATTATACAAATAGCGTACTAATAAAACATTGCACTTCTTAACTTTTATAAAATCAATTTATAACTACCGTATAATAATAGGATATGTCTATGCCATCAAATATATAATTGAAGGAGAGAGTTGTTTTGGAATATTTCATGTTCGTCACAACAAACTCAAAAGAACTCCCAGATACAATATGTATAGGCTTGCCTGGACTGTATTCGTATGCATAGTTAGATCCTGGCGTGTAGTTTACAATAATAAAATTGCTAGGGAAACTACCGTTTATATAGAGCGTGACGCCATCGATCGTTGTGTTTATCTGAACCTGCGGCATATAATATCTATCAAAAATAGTTATTGCAGAAATAATTGAATAGTTAACATAAATGGTTGAATTGCTTTGGATGGTACCGTTGTTAAATGGGACGTATAGACCTCCCAACTCTTCAGATATATTGTAATAAGTAGAATTCGTAATTAAAGTGTTTGGCTTTAAATCAATTGAATTAATTGTTTGACTATACAATGAAACAGGGCTAGCTACAACTGCGGACATAGACATTGCTAGAAAAATGATTATAATTGATAGTATTACATTAATTTTATTCATAATAGTAGTTTATTGCTATGCTAGAGCTTCCCGTTGAACCAGATGCAAAAGATGAGGCATCGATGACAAATGATATGTAGTAAGTATGACCGGAGACCAAATTAATAGGAGATCCAAATGAATATGCAGTCATTGGACCAGTTGAATTTGTTACTGTTAATGATGGTGAATTTGCGGAACCCTTGAGATATGCCTCGCTGTTGTTGCTTATGTAGATGGAGATCCCACTTGGCAGAGATCCGTTGAGATACATTACTCCAGAAACATCGTTATCATTAACTTCGAGGACATTAAGCAGATAGTCTGTACCTGAACCGTAGGTGTAGTTTACCATTATGGTAGATCCTGAAGTTATATTTTTGGGGTTTCCAGATGAAACTGGCGCATATATGTACTTATATGCGTTTGCAGAAACGTAATTTGGGCCATCTGTCAAGTACACGCCCGGAGCATGACCTGACGTAGTTACTGTGTAAGTGTTGCTGATTATTACTGAAGCGGTCGCTACTGAGGGCAATAATACTGCAATTGCCAATAAAGGAAGAAATTTCTTAATTTTCATCAAGGATAAATAATCAAAGTATATTTAAATTTATCTTCGTACATTATATTAAGCGGATTAATTATCGTAAATCCAACAATTTTCAGCTCTAAATAAATTCTATGAGAATAAGCCACTGGAGGGCATCGATCCCCCGACCTGCTGATTACGAATCAGCTGCTCTACCAACTGAGCTACAGTGGCATTTTCTGCGCGTTATGAATAACAATAATAATAAAAAACATTTGCATTCAGCTCAATCTCAGCTCAAGAGCTGTATCTATTGCAAGGCCGGAAGGTATCTTGGGATAAAAATAGGTAGACTTCTGCGGCAATTTTCTTCCAGAGAGCAATGTTTCTATAAGTTTCATTTTATCCCATCTGGGAAGAATTATGCCGAACGAATATGAACCGCTGTTTACAAGGCTCATCAGCTCATATATATCATGTGTATAGATGACCTCATTCTCAATGTCCGTGTAGTTCATAGAGGCTGACTTGCTGAGTATGAAGTCGTTCGAAGCGTCAATTAAATTATCGTAGACGGGAATCCTGATCTTCAAAGAGTACAGACGGCCGTTGAATAGATTAATGTTTGTTTCGTCTAGCCTTTCTACTTGATTTATCTCAAAGTATTTTGAGAGCACATTCATATCCAAGCGAAATTTATTTGATACCACCCGATTGACGCCACCAACTAAAACACCAGGATCATGGATAGATGTTATGTAGGCCATAGCGTAACTCCAAAACTCCCTCTCCCCTCCTGACTTGCGTGCTGCAATATTCTTTGTGGCCTGGAGCCTGTGATGCCCGTCCGCCACTATTGATTTGTCCTCTGCAAGAAGACTTATGATTTTATTTATCTTCCTTTTGTCGTTGATGTAATAAACGAAGTTTTCCACGTTTTCAGGGCCGAAATATGTGTTATCTTCCTTCAAGCCATCGGTTATTGCCTTTAGATAACCAGGGAGATCATTCTTTAGTGTAACTAAAAATATTGGCTCAAGCTGGCTACTTATTCCGTCCATGAGTGTTTCTCTTTCCTTAACATACATATCGAAGGTCCTTTCGTGCGGTATTACATCACCGCTCTCAGGGAATACTTTTACCTTTGCTATGAGGCCATAGCGGTTAATGCACTCATCCCCAACATAAAAACGTTGGCGGAGTACTATAAAGACATCCTCTTTCATAGGGATAAGTACTCCATTTTCAAGCCAAGACTGGAGAAGCATCTTTGCATGCGGTATGCCGTCCCTCCCCTTCGGTAGCGTCAAGTAAGTTATGTTGTATTTATTTCTTTTAAGTTCTACTTCTTCCTTTGGTGTTATTGCGTCAAAAGGAGGAGCTATCATGCCGTCGATTTCTTTTCTATATATGAGAGGTCTGAATGGCTTTACTTCCAATTATTCACCCAATTTTTTCCGTATATATTTGAGGTTTTCTTCAAACTTTGCTTCCCCGTAAGGTGTTTCCATTATTTTTGGCTTTCCGAAAAGACGGACATCGGATATTAATTTAATAAGCCCCTCTCCAATCTTTCCCCTGCCGATAAGTTCATGCCTGTCTATATTGCTTCCAAGATCCTTCATAGCATCATTAAGATGAAAAGCATAGATTCTGTCAAGGCCTATAGCACTGTCTAGCTCATCAATGAATTCATCGTATTTGTTAGTTATATCGTATCCTGCAGCCCATGCATGGCAAGTATCGATGCACACACCAACGCTAGAATCAAATCCATCAATTATTTGACCGATTTCGTAAATAGTGCTGCCTATTACGTTTCCCTGCCCTGCTGTGTTCTCGACAAGCAATTTTACCTTATGTGTTTCAACCTTCTCAATGGCTTCCTTGATTTTTCTTATCCCTTCATCTTTGTTACCGTTGGATCCAGGATGAAACGTGAGAAATGTTGCATCGATTCTTTCTGCTCTTTGTATCTCCTCAACAAATGCATTAAATGACTTTTGATGAAGTTCATTGGAACTGGAAGCCAGGTTTATGAGATACGATGCGTGAACCATAGTCGAAGAAATCGAATGTGATGACACTTCAGAAATAAAACGCAAAGCTTCTTCTTCACTTATTGGGGTAGAATTCCATCTCATCTGGTTCTTGGAAAAAAACTGAAAAGTTCTGAAGCCAAAGATAGATGCCCTCTCTGGCGCCAGATGTAGCCCTCCTGAAACAGATATATGACCTCCGATGTAGTATTTCGAGGCGATACTCTTAAGATCGTCGTCCATAAATCTCACTGGCTTTCGGGTCTGTTTACCATCGTATTAATGAACTGGTAAACGTGCATGCACAAGGTTGGATTGTCACTATACCCGCAAGTCTCTAAGTTAGGATCAGCTATGAGCGCCCTGATTTGATCGCTAACTATGTCAGTTGCTATTAAGCCTTCCTTCCTATAAACTATTACGTTGGCAGGAACTCTCTTGTTTGGTGGAATGACAAATATGACCCTAGCACCTCTTTTAACAGCATTTTCAATGGGTTTTTTCATCTGTTTCCTTATCTCTATAATCTTCGGTGTTGATATGATGATCTCTCTTTCCGTCATGTTGATCATTTCTTCGATCTTTTCCATGACCTTTTCCGTGCCGTTGATAGTGTAGATAAGCTGCGGCTCACCTCTTGAGGGAGCGTTTTCCTCTAACTCTTTAAGATCCCTAAAAAGCTGCTGTAGCTTATCCTCATAGTAGTCCCTAATCTCTTCCATCTTTGCAGGCTTAAACATCCTTGGCCTACCTTCTGTTGCTTTCGCCAGCCCCTTCTTCACAAGAGATTCCATAACTTTGTAAGCCGATGTCCTTGGTATGTTGGCCGTCGTGGCAATAGTGTCTGCATTAGCCACTCCGTGATAAACAAGTGCTGCAAATCCTTGGGCCTCATAAGAGGAGAGCCCGAACATCTTTAGCATCTCCTCTATCCTCTGCATTTTCTCGTTATTAGCTTCCACGACTACTAATATAATTATTAATTAAAAATCTTTCCAATTAGGTTGATTTACTAGATAAAGAGTTGATTAGGCTTAAAAATTTTCATGTTAATTTATTAATATTATGTAATTATATTCATATTTTCAATTTTGAAAATTGCATCAAATTAAAGTTATTGGCGTTATGAATTCGAGTTTGCGGAGAAATGACCAGCAAATTATCTATTAGTTGAGGATATCCCTATACTATGCTTCCATATGATAAGGAAATGTATGCACGCATGCTCGAGGGCCGTACAGTTATAGTAGCCACAACTGCTAGTATATCCATATATCGAATTCCGGATCTGATACGTGATTTGAGAAGGGAAGGCGCAGAGGTAATTGTTGGAATGAGCGAGAGCTCAGAAGAGCTGGTTGGCCCGGAGACTATGAGGTGGGCCTCCGAACATGACGTTGTAACGAAAATAACAGGAAACGTTGAGCATATTAATCTCTTCATAAACGATAAGGATAAGAAGGCCTTACTCATCGCACCGGCTTCATATGATACCATTGGCAAGATGGCCTCCGGCGTTACCGATACTATACCCCCGCTATTCTTTTCCTTTGCCTTTGGTTATGGCGTGAAGACGATTGTGGCGCCTGCAATGCATAGGAGCATGATGGAGAATCCAATAAACAAGGAGAACGTTGAGAAGCTCAGGAGACTTGGAGTTGACATAGTGGATCCCATATACGATGAAGAAAAAGCTAAACTATCAGGCAACCAGTGCATAATAGATCACGTCTGTAGGGCCTTTTACAATAAATACGATGGGAAGAGCATACTGATAATATCTGGAAGGGGAGAAGAGAGGATAGATCCAGTCAGATCGATCACAAATGATAGCACCGGATACACGGGATACTGGATAGCGCGTGTAGCGTACAGAATGGGCTTTTCTCATATTACGTATATAGGAAACAGCATCGTTGATCTTCCCACATACGTGAATTATAGGGCTGCCTACACCGTAGATGAATTCGAAAGGCTTTCTGAAGAGGAAGCCTCAAATAACTACGATTACATCGTAGTAAATGCTGCGCTTCCGGACTTTAAGGTAATCGAAAAATCTGAGAAAAAATACAGCAGCAACGAAAGCCACAAGTTAACTTTAGAACCTAGAGAAAAATTAGTCGATAAACTAAGCAACATCTCGAAGGGAAAGATAGTAGCGTTTAGGCTTACAGAAAATATAGGCGAAGATCCGTTCAAGCATTTTTCGAAAAGGATAGATATGGCAGTAGTAAACTCTTATAAAACAGGCCCATTTGGAAAAACTGAAAATGAGTATCGATTTGTCTCCAAGAAATTTGATGTCGATCTCGGAAGGATGCCGAAGCCCATTCTCGCGAAGAACTTAGTTGAAAGGCTAGGTGATCTATAGCTTGAATGAATTAAGTATAACTGCAGTTCAGCTCCATCGCCAACACTTCGAGGACGGCCTTGCATACCTTGAAAAGGTTATTGATGCGAAAAACTCCGATTTTCTTGTGCTTCCTGAGAAATGGTCAACAGAAGTGATGGATCAGCAGGCCGTAATAGATCTAATAAAAGATAGTATCGTATCAAAATTTAATATAGCAGTGCCAGGATCTTTCTCTATAAAGGAGAACGGCTTTCTCTACAACAGGGCTTACATATTCCATACGGGAAAATTAATAGGATACCAGGATAAAATTTCATTGTATGGAAACGAAGGCAGGCACTATAACTCTGGAAGTGAAATAAGAATATTCCGAAAGGATGATCTAAGGATAGGCATAGCCATATGCTACGACATAGATTTCCCCTATTATCCAAAGTTGCTGGCAAAAAACAAGGCAGATATTATTGCGAATCCATCGCTTATAAGGTCTATATTTTCTGATGAATGGCACCTATACGTATCTGCAAGATCTTTGGAAAATAGAATACCCGTTCTTTCTGTGAATTCACTTTCTGATCCATACAAAGGCAAATCCATCTTTTCGCATCCATACGAATACCAAGGGGGAGGAAAGCTTAGGTTGGAAATATTCGATGATGAGGCCTTCACCGTAACGCTTAACAAGAAGGATTTTACAGAGCTGAGGGACAGGAGAATAAACGAAGATCCAGGTGTTTATTCAGGATATAAA
This genomic stretch from Thermoplasma volcanium GSS1 harbors:
- the coaBC gene encoding bifunctional phosphopantothenoylcysteine decarboxylase/phosphopantothenate--cysteine ligase CoaBC, giving the protein MLPYDKEMYARMLEGRTVIVATTASISIYRIPDLIRDLRREGAEVIVGMSESSEELVGPETMRWASEHDVVTKITGNVEHINLFINDKDKKALLIAPASYDTIGKMASGVTDTIPPLFFSFAFGYGVKTIVAPAMHRSMMENPINKENVEKLRRLGVDIVDPIYDEEKAKLSGNQCIIDHVCRAFYNKYDGKSILIISGRGEERIDPVRSITNDSTGYTGYWIARVAYRMGFSHITYIGNSIVDLPTYVNYRAAYTVDEFERLSEEEASNNYDYIVVNAALPDFKVIEKSEKKYSSNESHKLTLEPREKLVDKLSNISKGKIVAFRLTENIGEDPFKHFSKRIDMAVVNSYKTGPFGKTENEYRFVSKKFDVDLGRMPKPILAKNLVERLGDL
- a CDS encoding TrmB family transcriptional regulator, with product MEANNEKMQRIEEMLKMFGLSSYEAQGFAALVYHGVANADTIATTANIPRTSAYKVMESLVKKGLAKATEGRPRMFKPAKMEEIRDYYEDKLQQLFRDLKELEENAPSRGEPQLIYTINGTEKVMEKIEEMINMTEREIIISTPKIIEIRKQMKKPIENAVKRGARVIFVIPPNKRVPANVIVYRKEGLIATDIVSDQIRALIADPNLETCGYSDNPTLCMHVYQFINTMVNRPESQ
- a CDS encoding deoxyribonuclease IV encodes the protein MDDDLKSIASKYYIGGHISVSGGLHLAPERASIFGFRTFQFFSKNQMRWNSTPISEEEALRFISEVSSHSISSTMVHASYLINLASSSNELHQKSFNAFVEEIQRAERIDATFLTFHPGSNGNKDEGIRKIKEAIEKVETHKVKLLVENTAGQGNVIGSTIYEIGQIIDGFDSSVGVCIDTCHAWAAGYDITNKYDEFIDELDSAIGLDRIYAFHLNDAMKDLGSNIDRHELIGRGKIGEGLIKLISDVRLFGKPKIMETPYGEAKFEENLKYIRKKLGE
- a CDS encoding DUF1015 family protein, whose amino-acid sequence is MEVKPFRPLIYRKEIDGMIAPPFDAITPKEEVELKRNKYNITYLTLPKGRDGIPHAKMLLQSWLENGVLIPMKEDVFIVLRQRFYVGDECINRYGLIAKVKVFPESGDVIPHERTFDMYVKERETLMDGISSQLEPIFLVTLKNDLPGYLKAITDGLKEDNTYFGPENVENFVYYINDKRKINKIISLLAEDKSIVADGHHRLQATKNIAARKSGGEREFWSYAMAYITSIHDPGVLVGGVNRVVSNKFRLDMNVLSKYFEINQVERLDETNINLFNGRLYSLKIRIPVYDNLIDASNDFILSKSASMNYTDIENEVIYTHDIYELMSLVNSGSYSFGIILPRWDKMKLIETLLSGRKLPQKSTYFYPKIPSGLAIDTALELRLS
- a CDS encoding carbon-nitrogen hydrolase family protein, with amino-acid sequence MNELSITAVQLHRQHFEDGLAYLEKVIDAKNSDFLVLPEKWSTEVMDQQAVIDLIKDSIVSKFNIAVPGSFSIKENGFLYNRAYIFHTGKLIGYQDKISLYGNEGRHYNSGSEIRIFRKDDLRIGIAICYDIDFPYYPKLLAKNKADIIANPSLIRSIFSDEWHLYVSARSLENRIPVLSVNSLSDPYKGKSIFSHPYEYQGGGKLRLEIFDDEAFTVTLNKKDFTELRDRRINEDPGVYSGYKVNIVDF